From one Trifolium pratense cultivar HEN17-A07 linkage group LG1, ARS_RC_1.1, whole genome shotgun sequence genomic stretch:
- the LOC123917149 gene encoding protein ENHANCED DOWNY MILDEW 2-like: protein MEPDLQFAVCNRCPKSYHRKCLPKGITFDSVHVQTRAWEGLLPNNRILIYCLNHKISDKLGTPVRDHIKFPDTSAGVREINTSNKRMKPTTKDRVKLKNDDGVVKSSGKSTSKIGSKKSSEKIISGSDISRTPESKVMSSECLTENIKSISKNSSEKVISSDISRKLGSNKSCLTESKKSISKLSGKMTSGSDISRKPKSNEISRRLSTENKKSISKKFEMPKCAPVSKSSEQIKHDNQVDDADNQTLSIKPIRSVFPPHDADSEKGLVYSFKEARSSILLEGVTEKHKLGGVEDNVIAMGKLNDSVNLTTKQDKVIAQDHDLLVSTDDQEEQACINESQKRSSHHCNVDQESEKRQEFKMGKSWKTSGKRKLIKKNDRKGPGVSSQLFKDIGVVSQAKRQRINRAPGHQGRSQSETEKGTSVASPLSDCGVKNADENQNKEEEKHRRESKARQQVGPSGVQDPNSTQNDHLSGHNPSCANKHAQLSTASKSLNKMNTPAADESNLVRTGSPTPDAPIFSRNGTSERIVPPGFAAGPNYEFSLRHSAGWLEE from the exons ATGGAACCTGACTTGCAATTTGCAGTTTGTAACCGTTGTCCAAAGTCGTACCATCGCAAATGTTTGCCAAA AGGGATCACTTTTGATAGTGTTCATGTTCAAACAAGGGCTTGGGAAGGTCTTTTGCCAAACAATCGCATTCTTATATATTGCTT AAATCATAAGATCAGTGATAAGCTTGGGACTCCTGTAAGAGATCATATAAAATTCCCCGACACTAGTGCTGGTGTTCGGGAAATTAATACTTCTAATAAGAGGATGAAGCCTACAACTAAAGATAGAGTTAAATTGAAGAATGATGATGGCGTTGTTAAATCATCTGGCAAGAGCACTAGTAAAATTGGTAGTAAGAAATCCTCTGAAAAGATTATATCTGGTTCAGATATTTCAAGGACACCAGAATCAAAGGTAATGTCAAGTGAGTGTTTGACTGAAAACATAAAGTCAATCTCAAAGAATTCGTCTGAAAAGGTAATTTCTTCAGATATTTCAAGGAAACTGGGATCAAATAAAAGTTGTTTGACTGAAAGCAAGAAGTCAATCTCAAAGTTGTCTGGAAAGATGACTTCTGGTTCAGATATTTCAAGGAaaccaaaatcaaatgaaatatCAAGAAGGCTTTCAACTGAGAACAAGAAGTCGATCTCAAAGAAATTTGAAATGCCCAAGTGTGCTCCAGTGAGTAAAAGCTCTGAGCAAATCAAGCATGACAATCAGGTCGATGATGCAGATAATCAGACTCTGTCAATCAAGCCTATTAGAAGTGTATTTCCTCCACATGATGCTGATTCAGAGAAGGG TTTGGTGTATTCATTTAAAGAAGCTAGATCCTCAATACTGTTGGAGGGTGTTACAGAAAAACACAAGTTGGGAGGCGTTGAGGATAACGTCATTGCTATGGGGAAGCTTAATGACTCGGTCAACTTGACTACCAAACAGGATAAGGTAATAGCCCAGGATCATGATCTCTTAGTGTCAACTGATGATCAAGAAGAACAAGCATGTATAAATGAAAGTCAGAAAAGAAGCTCACATCATTGTAACGTTGACCAGGAGAGTGAAAAGAGACAGGAATTTAAGATGGGCAAATCTTGGAAGACATCCGGGAAGAGAAAactaattaagaaaaatgataGAAAAGGACCAGGTGTGTCCTCACAATTGTTTAAAGACATAGGCGTGGTCTCACAAGCCAAAAGACAACGGATAAATCGAGCCCCTGGGCATCAGGGAAGATCTCAAAGTGAGACTGAAAAAGGGACTAGTGTTGCCAGCCCCCTTTCTGATTGTGGAGTTAAAAATGCGGATGAAAACCAAAATAAGGAAGAAGAGAAGCACAGGAGAGAATCAAAGGCAAGGCAACAAGTTGGCCCTTCTGGGGTTCAGGATCCTAACTCTACGCAGAATGATCATCTATCTGGTCACAATCCGTCTTGTGCCAATAAACATGCACAACTTAGTACAGCATCCAAATCATTAAATAAGATGAATACACCAGCTGCAGATGAATCAAACCTTGTTAGGACGGGTTCTCCGACTCCTGATGCTCCTATATTTAGTAGAAACGGCACTTCTGAACGGATTGTGCCGCCAGGTTTTGCAGCTGGTCCTAATTATGAATTTTCACTCCGCCATTCAGCAGGTTGGCTCGAAGAGTA
- the LOC123888321 gene encoding uncharacterized protein LOC123888321, protein MALPPPSQDRPPDPHQASNQKCSFRDKLLGNQAPVPRRETVDLIGKNLFRIEFEDGDRRRPRCYADDSVLKDLWLPWQHAIIVKLLGKNIGFVTMRDRLRAVWKLTSDIDMLDIGHGFFMVKFDLEADREKVINGGPWMIFDHYVAIRPWTTDFIASQVKINKTLVWIRFPNLGMEYYDESLLLALATAVGRPIKVDIRTLDASRGKFARVCIEIDLDKPVVGKVWFRDFWYHVEYEGLHLLCKRCGVYGHVARNCVTTPTGTENTSTKENTGGTTGGTPSTMGTPISTPAESPAMVTAVNAPENSGEDLYGEWLVVNRKKYNNNGRNSRANLHGDKAESKENKKFPNKIHKLATCTDDDKFDVSGAQLHIMGSKFHPGESSILPKVWTKTKNKRARGMGQREIESNKPNPTTKRGNGLKKQISFSPHQNKMILARPGRLEQSKAPTQENHHTQLQTQSVTFVGNIGQEKNQSEILVKLPKPPDPATTAGGRNEAISLNAVEDDEEEMQVENPPHRQ, encoded by the coding sequence ATGGCTTTACCCCCGCCGTCGCAGGACCGGCCTCCTGATCCTCACCAAGCATCTAACCAGAAGTGTTCCTTTAGAGATAAGTTGCTAGGCAATCAAGCACCCGTTCCAAGACGCGAAACAGTTGATCTGATCGGAAAGAACTTATTCAGAATTGAGTTCGAAGATGGAGATAGACGTCGTCCACGATGTTATGCGGATGATAGTGTGCTGAAGGACTTGTGGCTTCCATGGCAACATGCCATTATTGTTAAATTGTTGGGAAAAAACATAGGTTTTGTAACCATGAGAGATCGACTACGTGCAGTATGGAAGTTAACAAGCGACATCGATATGCTGGACATTGGCCATGGTTTCTTCATGGTCAAATTTGATCTGGAAGCAGACCGGGAAAAGGTTATTAATGGGGGACCTTGGATGATTTTTGATCATTATGTTGCTATTCGTCCTTGGACAACAGATTTCATAGCATCACAAGTGAAGATAAACAAAACACTTGTTTGGATCCGCTTCCCCAACCTAGGTATGGAGTACTATGATGAAAGCTTACTGCTTGCGCTAGCCACTGCAGTGGGTCGTCCTATCAAAGTTGATATCCGTACCCTTGATGCGTCCAGGGGTAAGTTCGCTAGAGTGTGCATTGAAATCGACCTGGACAAGCCGGTGGTCGGCAAAGTTTGGTTCCGAGACTTTTGGTATCATGTGGAATACGAGGGACTTCACCTGCTGTGTAAACGGTGTGGAGTATACGGACATGTGGCACGTAACTGCGTAACTACACCGACGGGAACTGAAAATACTAGCACAAAGGAAAACACAGGTGGTACTACGGGTGGAACGCCAAGCACGATGGGGACTCCGATCTCGACACCGGCTGAATCTCCAGCTATGGTAACTGCAGTTAATGCACCCGAAAATAGTGGAGAAGATTTGTATGGTGAGTGGCTTGTTGTCAacagaaaaaaatataataataatgggAGGAATTCACGTGCCAATTTGCATGGGGATAAGGCAGAGTCTAAGGAGAATAAAAAGTTTCCTAATAAAATCCACAAGCTGGCTACGTGTACGGATGATGATAAATTTGATGTGAGTGGGGCCCAACTACATATAATGGGCTCCAAGTTCCACCCAGGAGAGTCTTCAATCTTACCTAAGGTTTGGACTAAGACAAAGAACAAAAGAGCCCGTGGTATGGGCCAAAGGGAAATTGAGTCCAACAAGCCCAATCCAACAACAAAGCGGGGCAATGGTCtgaaaaaacaaatttcattcTCCCCACACCAGAATAAAATGATATTGGCACGGCCGGGTCGGTTAGAACAAAGTAAAGCACCGACCCAGGAAAACCATCACACACAATTGCAAACTCAAAGTGTCACGTTTGTTGGTAATATAGGTCaggaaaaaaatcaaagtgaaaTTCTGGTGAAACTACCTAAACCGCCAGATCCTGCTACTACCGCTGGAGGAAGAAATGAAGCTATCAGCCTTAATGCAGTGGAGGATGACGAGGAAGAGATGCAGGTGGAGAACCCTCCCCACCGCCAGTAA